The window GGGGGGAATCTCTTAGTCCACAATTTTGTTGATCAGGAGATGAACTACATGGAATTACGGTCGGATCGTGACGGTGATATGATCACAATTGATTGTGATCCCTCCGGGTTCATCGTTCCCCAAGGTATAGTTTGGATCGGGACGAATAGTCGAAGGTTGCTCGAAGGCCACTCCCCCACTCGCCGATGTTTATAGGATATAATAATGTGTTTACAGATATAGTAATATATTTATGGTCTCTAgtttagaaaatattaattttttaaaaaaatttaaaaaaaataaaatacgcTGATATCCTGCGCTCACAGTCACACATTGTGTGACACGCAAGGCAGGATATCAGAATTTATATATATAGTGATCGTGCATACGCatcgcgtgtgtaatataatatattgaaatcacattgatcctttataatgaaattatattaattaaagtattttagcattaaaatactaaaatagagtcattagggtaaagtacatgacttttgaaaatctgaattatttgggtatttgaaaatccgaattgtttggatttttgaGTATCACCGTTTTGTTTgtagaattactaataaaccttggaattatttttagtgtgaatagaaaaaaggatattaacgtaaattcattttaggttttaccaaagttagttagtaaagagggtagatttttaataaaataataagatatatCTGCGCGCGCAGGGAGGTAAATTGAAAAAGAAGGAAAATATTGAGGGTGGAAAGTGACATTTTCTCCAGCTATATATTGTCATTGGACCAGAATGCGTTGATAAAGTTTTAATGTTATTTGGGCTCAAATTTTAGGCCCAGTCACGAGGAGGGTGGTCTCGTAATAAACACAAAGTCCTGCTGCATTTGTGAAACCTTGGTTCCATCTATAATAATGCTACTAGGGTTTCATCAATTCTCGTCGCGTGCTTGAGATCGATTTAGAAGCAAGGAGAGCGGCGGCGACTTAGCGACGATGGTGGAGAAGGGAAGCAAAGGGAGGAAGGAGGAGGTGGTGACTAGGGAGTACACCATTAACCTCCACAAGCGCCTTCATGGATGGTATTCATCTCGATTGAGTCTGACACttgatctatctttgatttaTTTTTCCACGGTTCTTTCCCTAGGTCTCTCGGTTTTACGCATGACATGCTGGATTACCGTCTCTCATTTGTGTCTTGCATAGTATTTGTGTCTGGTAGTCGAGCGATCATGATGTAGAATTTCTAAATCGCTTCTTTTCCAGTTGAGCTCCTTGTATTGCCTAGTTCATCACAATTGTTTCTTGTTCTGTTGTTTGGATCATTCATGCTGAAGTAGCAATTAGTTATCGCTTGCTGCTTTTTCCCCGTTTCACATTTCGTAGTTTGTGATTGAAGTTTGCACGATCAGAAGGTTTTGAATTATGCATTTATACGAGGCTATTTGTAAATACTTTCAGTTTTTTTTCCCGTTACACATTTTAGAGTTTGTGGTTGAAATTTGCGCTATCAGAGTCCAGAGAGGTTGTGAATTTTGCACTTAGATACGAATGGAGTTCTATAGCTGTTAAGGATGCTTCGTTAGCTTGTTAGATGCTATGTTTTATCCAGGAGTCTCTAATTTGAATTTCGTTTCAACCTCCTAGTAAAATGCATCTGTTGAGAAAGATCCAAGCAGGAGGTGATATCTTTATGACCAAATTAGGTTCTTGAGCGTAATTCATGGTATCTGCAGAAAAGATCTAGCTCATCTCATTGCAATTTGCAAACGAATCCAAGAATTCAGATATATGAAGGGTTTTTGTGCAAACTGTGTCAGATCCATTGTTTTCTAACGGATCCTACCTTTCCCTTGTATGGCGTGTTTTAGTTGTCTGCTTATACGACTGATTTGTATTGACAAGACTAACAGTACAAGTTCCAGTGATGTTTGAGAGACACATTAACCTCTCAGCTTAAGTATGTACTTTGTTATATCCTCACAGCAATGACTTCTTAATGAAAAATCGTGTCTTTGCCAGTCACATTAACCTTCTTTCACGAGGTTTTATCATATTGTTTTTTGTATCTTAAGTCTGAAAAGTCATATCACCGTATGGTTGAAGTAGTTGGTACTTAATCAATGGTTCACTGAACCACTTGCTTGGATTCATATGTAGTTATGCCTTGCGCATTTTTGTTTATTGTTGAACCTAAATTCCTCGATGAATTTGCAGACATTTCTAATTCGAGTTTGTTTTGAGCAGCACATTCAAGAAGAAGGCCCCTAAGGCCATCAAGGAGATCAGGAAGTTTGCCCAGAAGGCAATGGGGACAACAGATGTGAGAGTCGATGTGAAGCTGAACAAGCAAATCTGGAGCAGGGGAATCCGCAGCGTGCCAAGGCGCATTCGTGTGCGTATCGCGCGCAAAAGGAACGAAGAGGAAGATGCTAAAGAAGAACTCTACTCTTTGGTTACCGTAGCCGATATCCCCTCGGAAGGCTTAAAAGGCCTGGGCACCATTGTCGTTGACGAAGCCGATTGATTTGATTTGCTCTGTCGATCAAAAGTAGCATTTTATGTTTGTTTCTTAATGGTCTAGACTCGGTAGTTAATTTGTTGTGTTCCTGAGCAACTTTCATATTTATGCTCTTTATCTTTATGCACTATAAATTTAGCGTGGCttcatatttcttttttaaatGAAACTGCTGATATTATTAAAGAATAATCTCAACTtcgtttttttctctttttaattttgatgagATAGTCGTAATTTCTGGtcttttctgattttttttttaatttcggaTCATCGTCAgaatttagttaaaattaaaattgattgtgATTTCTTTTATCTTCTATTTAGGTTTCGCGGAtcagtttaaaattataatttaggtGAGAACATGAATCCAGATAAGTACGGATTTCAGTATCTGGATTCAATTTTGATGAAccataattaatataattttagtggcttcaattttaaatttacatTAAGGGAAAAGTCATTCATAGAGGTTAGATTCTTGGTGATCCCACCTATCAGGTGGAGTTTATGGGATCTCATCAATGAGTAACTCTTGGTCCAGAGTGGACCAAGGACATTCCAAGGGTACGGATCTAAAGTAttctgtctattttttttttttatggagtAATGATATGTTGCGGGAATAAAAATCATGAAACGCTGCGGGAATGAATGTATGAACCTTACTCATTCTGTCCACCTCATCTTGAAGCTCTTTACTCTTTaactaaaaccctaaatgaaATTCACTTCCCCCCGATTTCTCTTTCACGAAGCTGTCCCTCTCCTCCGACACAGAAGCTTCTGTGCCGCCCTCTCCTTCTTTCTGTCTTCTACGCCGTCCTCTCCTCCGACACAAAAGCTTCTGCGCCGCTCCTCCTAGTTCTCTTCTGCGCCACCCTCTCCTCTGATTGTGGGCTTCATTTTTCCAGTCTCGTCGCCTTCGTTTCCTAGGGTTTCCCCAACCCTAGGAAAGACTCGGCCAACCCGCGCCACAATCCATTTCCAAACGGTTTCGAGATCTTCTAGTGCTGATCTCCTCCTTGGAAGGACGTAAGTGATCCCAAAGACTCACTTCGTCTTCTCTGTTTCGCCCCTTTCGCCTTCTCTGTCTCAGCTAAGTTTGGTATTTCTTGCAACATATCTCTTGCAACATATCACTTCGTCTTCTTTGTAATTCTTGCAACATATCTTTTCTTGCAGTATATCATTTCTTATAGCTTATCATTTCTCTTCTTTGTTCACTGTATCAAAGTTTGCTAATAgctattttatttgaatttaggtTGTAAAATTGTTATAGAGCAAGAACTATTAATTGAGGGTGATTTCCAAGTGTTGGGTGATTCGTCAAGCTCAAATGGAGTTGATACTCCACAAGTTGGGATGTGTTTTTCAGCTGAAGAACAAGTTCGTGATTTTTACAAATCCTATGCCCAGAGTCTTGGTTTTGATATTTCAAAGCTGGGTTTTGAAGAAAAAGTTTCATTCAAAATGAATAAGAAAGAAACAAGATGAACCaagaaattaatttgaaaaaaatgcAATACCAGAAAGCAAATACAATTGCTTCAATCGCATTATAAATACAGTTATTTGcttatagcaaattacaccaaccACCTCCAAATCATCACAATCCAAGTAAATACAACTACAATGATAACAactctaaaatttttattaaatgaaTATATTTCATCACTCAACTTCATAGTGATAGAGTTGTTCACAGGCTTCAGGAGAGCATTGCAATCAACTGTATTTTCGATGTACATATTAGATTTCTTCAATTCACTAATCTCCATCTGTAATTTTTTGTTATCCCTCTTCAGATCATTAATAATTCCCTTAGTTCTCTCTGACAATTCTGGATCATGCCATAGGAAGAAGCGACATCCCCTTTCCTGAATATCgaataaacttaatcaaaatccaATAAGTAAAAAGCTTATAAATATGGTTGGTTTTGAAAccattttatataaataaaatttactctAAATTTTGGGCATGAAAAAAATCGCCTGCTTGGGTTGGTTTCCTTCCATGAAGTCCATAGAATAGCTCTTAACCCACAATAGTATACTATATGAGGTGTTTCACCTTGTTCATCATTCATGCGTCTTCGAGTAAAAGATGTTGATGATGAAGAACCGGCTGTCATGAATATTTGTTCATTTGTCTTGCAATTTTTTTCATATCAAAAGAACAAAAATCATCTGCTTTCTCTTTCATATCCTTGCTCAACTACTACAATTTACGTAATTTATGTTAGAGTAATACTTAGGAGGCCACACATAATATAAGAGATCTCCAGAGTATAAATTGTTGCAAATTTAAAATATCCTAAACATGACTTTCAATATCCTAATTGGTTTCACTTCTAGGAACCAAACAAAATTTGTTAATAAGAGGACATGTCTCGGGTTTCATCAATGAGATGCTACAAGAATTATAATAGGGCAAACAGAATTATAATTACATTTGTTCAAGAAGAACAGTCATGAGAAGAACTTAATGTTCAATGATAAGGGGAAGATTCATCAAGTGCTAAAAAACAAACACGTCCAAAGGTACGGTTCGCTGGTGGAGGAGCTTTAGGGCTTAGGCCATGGAAGAGCTTTAGGGCTTAGGCCGTGGAGGAGCTTCACGGCTTCTCTGGGGGTGCGTCTTTAGGTTCGCTCGACAATGGAGGAGCTTCGATGGTGGTAGATCTCTGCTTTTGTGCAGATCTCTGCTTTGTGCACAGCTTCTGCGTGGAAGAGAAATCGGAGGAGATCTGGAGAAATCGGAGACTGGAAAAACAAAGCCCACAGTTGGAGGAGAGGGCGGCACAGAAGCTTCTGTGTAGGAGAAGAGGGCGGTGCAGAAGAGAAATAGGAGGAGAGGCGCAGAAGCTTCTGTGTTGGAGGAGAGGGCGACACAGAAGACAGAAAGGAGGAGAGGTGCACCCTCTGTGTCGGAGGAGAGGGCGGCGTAGAAGCTTCTGTGTCGGAGGAGAGGGCGGCGCAGAAGACAAAAAGGAG is drawn from Zingiber officinale cultivar Zhangliang chromosome 1B, Zo_v1.1, whole genome shotgun sequence and contains these coding sequences:
- the LOC121974348 gene encoding 60S ribosomal protein L31-like — translated: MVEKGSKGRKEEVVTREYTINLHKRLHGCTFKKKAPKAIKEIRKFAQKAMGTTDVRVDVKLNKQIWSRGIRSVPRRIRVRIARKRNEEEDAKEELYSLVTVADIPSEGLKGLGTIVVDEAD